One Brassica napus cultivar Da-Ae chromosome A5, Da-Ae, whole genome shotgun sequence DNA window includes the following coding sequences:
- the LOC106453064 gene encoding coiled-coil domain-containing protein 12, with protein MGSEDESIEQKSAARKEALRALRAAKELSESKEEGEGDDSAAVEEDGPAMKFRNYVPQAKELQDSKVVPPELPKFEDPVAALPPAVEKNEDPFVNIAPKKPNWDLRRDVQKKLDKLERRTQKAMYKLMEEHEKERETVEADENAIES; from the exons ATGGGTAGTGAAGATGAATCGATAGAGCAGAAGTCTGCTGCTCGTAAAGAGGCGCTTAGAGCTTTAAGAGCAGCTAAGGAGCTGTCAGAGAGCAAGGAAGAGGGAGAAGGAGATGACTCTGCTGCTGTTGAGGAAGA TGGTCCAGCCATGAAGTTTAGAAACTATGTTCCCCAAGCTAAGGAGCTTCAGGACAGTAAAGTTGTACCACCTGAGCTGCCCAAATTCGAAGATCCAGTTGCTGCACTTCCACCTGCTGTGGAGAAGAATGAG GACCCATTTGTCAACATTGCTCCAAAGAAACCGAACTGGGACCTCCGAAGAGATGTCCAGAAGAAGCTTGACAAGCTCGAAAGGCGGACCCAAAAGGCAATGTATAAACTCATGG AGGAGCATGAGAAAGAACGTGAGACGGTGGAAGCTGATGAAAACGCAATAGAAAGTTAA
- the BNAA05G32070D gene encoding uncharacterized protein BNAA05G32070D: MAFLSSSSPTMQKGIFVSVPVLVLSVSFAAAVIFLLTSSLSTCSCPSSVSSPNDVVGSVSDVRLEEKISTTREDVEWVRDLIRSNGLHMQKNELRKGINPRTRDQQLADLIQYKGISHYEGDNHTALPCPGELLVEQHHSNYGEPWAGGRDVFEFLAQSSNLKPNSRVLEIGCGTLRVGLHFIRYLNPTHFHCLEKDELSLMAALRYELPSQGLLHKRPLILRGDDMEFSKFGLDTAYDLIYASAVFLHMPDKLVWTGLERLVEKLKPYDGRIFVSHNVKFCSRLGGDECAKKLASLGLEYLGKQTHDSLLFNHYEIWFGFRRVKQ, translated from the exons ATGGCGtttctctcctcttcttcaccGACGATGCAGAAAGGAATATTCGTTAGCGTTCCGGTACTTGTCCTCTCCGTGTCCTTCGCAGCTGCTGTCATCTTCCTCCTCACCTCTTCTCTCTCCACCTGCTCCTGTCCTTCTTCTGTATCTTCTCCAAACGACGTCGTTGGAAGCGTTAGTGACGTGAGATTAGAGGAGAAGATATCTACGACGCGGGAGGATGTAGAGTGGGTTAGAGATCTGATTAGATCCAACGGTTTGCATATGCAGAAGAATGAGCTTCGTAAAGGGATCAATCCTCGCACTAGAGATCAACAACTCGCAGATCTGATTCA GTACAAGGGCATATCCCATTACGAAGGAGACAACCACACAGCTCTTCCATGCCCCGGTGAGTTACTAGTCGAGCAGCACCACAGCAACTACGGCGAGCCGTGGGCAGGTGGACGCGACGTATTCGAGTTCTTAGCCCAATCATCCAACCTCAAACCAAACTCTCGCGTCCTCGAAATAGGCTGCGGCACGTTACGCGTGGGTTTGCACTTCATCCGCTATCTCAACCCCACACACTTCCACTGCCTCGAAAAGGACGAGCTCTCTCTGATGGCTGCTCTAAGATACGAGCTCCCTTCTCAAGGTCTTCTCCACAAACGGCCTCTTATACTCAGAGGCGACGATATGGAGTTCAGCAAGTTTGGGTTAGATACAGCTTATGATCTGATATACGCGAGTGCGGTGTTTCTCCACATGCCTGATAAGCTCGTGTGGACTGGTCTCGAGAGGCTGGTGGAGAAGTTAAAGCCTTACGATGGGAGGATCTTCGTGTCGCATAATGTTAAGTTTTGTTCGAGGTTAGGTGGAGACGAGTGTGCAAAGAAGCTAGCGAGTTTGGGGCTTGAGTATCTTGGTAAACAGACGCATGATAGCTTGTTGTTTAATCATTACGAGATCTGGTTTGGGTTTAGACGGGTGAAACAATAG
- the LOC106453061 gene encoding probable polygalacturonase: MVEPLPITRRRFLSSHKSLVTVFWIAAFASLFIWQSRGRGGGGGASLYRVNGSLSSVFWWTATTTTTSSADAGEFPRLRPVSFNLTDFGAVGDGVTVNTEAFERAVYAISKLSKKGGGQLNVPPGRWLTAPFNLTSFMTLFLAEDAEILAVQDETLWPLLPPLPSYGYGREHYGPRYGSFIHGQNLKDVVVTGNNGSINGQGVYWWKKYRSKLLNHTRGPLVQIMWSSDVVFANITLRDSPFWTLHPYDCKNVTITNMTILAPVFEAPNTDGIDPDSCEDMLIENSYISVGDDGIAIKSGWDQYGTNYGRPSKNILIRNLIIRSMVSAGISIGSEMSGGVSNITVENILIWSSRRGVRIKTAPGRGGYVRDITFRNVTLDELRVGIVIKTDYNEHPDGGFNPQAFPVLENINYTGIYGQGVRVPVRMQGSKEIPVKNVTFRDMSVGITYKKKHIFQCAYVQGRVIGTIFPAPCENLDRYDEQEQLVKQSDSQNATDIDYEI, encoded by the exons ATGGTGGAACCACTTCCGATCACCAGGAGGCGCTTCCTCTCATCCCACAAATCTCTCGTCACCGTCTTCTGGATCGCCGCCTTCGCCTCCTTATTCATCTGGCAATCCCGCGgccgaggaggaggaggaggagcctcTCTCTACCGCGTCAACGGCAGCCTCTCCTCTGTTTTCTGGTGGACAGCTACGACAACAACAACCTCCTCCGCCGACGCCGGAGAGTTCCCTCGGCTTAGACCCGTTTCCTTCAATCTAACGGACTTCGGCGCGGTGGGGGATGGTGTGACCGTCAACACGGAGGCCTTCGAGAGAGCTGTCTACGCGATCTCGAAGCTTTCGAAGAAAGGAGGTGGGCAGCTTAACGTGCCTCCTGGGAGGTGGCTCACTGCTCCGTTTAATCTCACTAGCTTCATGACGCTGTTCTTAGCTGAGGACGCTGAGATTCTCGCTGTTCAG GATGAAACGTTATGGCCTTTGCTTCCTCCTTTACCTTCGTATGGATATGGAAGAGAGCATTATGGACCTCGTTATGGAAGTTTTATTCATGGACAGAATCTCAAAGATGTCGTCGTTACAG GAAATAACGGAAGCATCAACGGGCAGGGAGTTTACTGGTGGAAGAAGTATCGCTCAAAGCTTCTAAACCACACAAGAGGACCATTGGTGCAGATCATGTGGTCAAGCGACGTTGTTTTCGCAAACATCACTCTGCGCGACTCTCCCTTTTGGACACTTCACCCATACGACTGCAAAAACGTCACAATCACAAACATGACCATCCTGGCACCTGTCTTCGAAGCCCCAAACACTGATGGCATTGATCCTG ACTCATGCGAGGACATGCTAATCGAGAACTCCTACATCAGCGTTGGAGACGATGGAATTGCGATAAAGAGCGGTTGGGACCAGTACGGAACTAACTACGGACGTCCTTCAAAGAACATACTCATCCGCAACCTCATCATCCGCTCCATGGTTAG TGCTGGCATCTCAATAGGAAGCGAGATGTCTGGTGGAGTCTCCAACATCACAGTCGAAAACATTCTCATATGGAGCTCAAGGCGTGGAGTCAGGATCAAAACCGCACCGGGAAGAGGCGGCTACGTCCGCGATATAACGTTCAGGAACGTCACGTTGGACGAGCTGAGAGTCGGCATTGTGATTAAAACCGACTACAACGAGCATCCGGACGGTGGATTCAACCCACAAGCCTTCCCGGTGCTGGAGAACATTAACTACACGGGGATATACGGTCAAGGGGTGCGCGTGCCGGTGCGTATGCAGGGGAGCAAAGAGATTCCGGTTAAGAATGTAACGTTTAGGGACATGTCGGTGGGGATAACGTACAAGAAGAAGCATATTTTTCAGTGTGCTTATGTGCAGGGGCGTGTGATAGGGACTATCTTCCCGGCTCCTTGTGAGAATCTTGATCGGTATGATGAGCAGGAGCAGTTGGTGAAGCAGTCTGATTCCCAGAATGctacggatatagattatgagATATGA
- the LOC106453063 gene encoding WD repeat-containing protein 48, producing the protein MHRVASSGSNGGSVRARKEKKLTYVLNDANDTQHCAGVNCLDVLKSSVSSDQSYLFTGSRDGTLKRWAFDEDAAPFCSATFESHVDWVNDAALAGDSTLVSCSSDTTVKTWDSLSDGVCTRTLRQHSDYVTCLAVAANNCNVVASGGLGGEVFIWDIEAALSPVTKANDSTEDSSSNGANGLGSSQPVASLRNVGSSNNISVQSSPSHGYAPTVAKGHKESVYALAMNDTGTTLVSGGTEKVLRVWDPRTGSKSMKLRGHTDNVRVLLLDSTGRFCLSGSSDSMIRLWDLGQQRCLHTYAVHTDSVWALACTSSFTHVYSGGRDQSLYLTDLGTRESVLLCTKEHPIQQLALQDDSIWVATTDSSVERWPAEVQSPQKVFQRGGSFLAGNLSFNRARVSLEGLNPPPAYKEPSITIPGSHPIVQHEILNNKRQILTKDAADSVKLWNITKGVVVEDYGKISFEEKKEELFEMVSIPSWFTVDTRLGCLAVHLETPQCFSAEMYSADLKVSGRPEDDKINLARETLKGLMGHWLAKKKHKPKPQASASGDILSVKDSKKNLTASKSEDNSAANDPVYPPFEFPSVSPPSIITEGSQGGPWRKKITEFTGTEDEKDFPLWCLDAVLNNRLPPRENTKLSFFLHPCEGSNVQVVTLGKLSAPRILRVHKVTNYVVEKMVLDSPLDSLAIDGGPQPLFAGNGLLPSGSKPWQKLKPSIEILCNNQVLAPEMSLATVRVYIWKKPEDLILNYRVAIAR; encoded by the exons ATGCACCGGGTTGCAAGTTCCGGGAGTAATGGCGGTTCTGTCCGCGCTCGCAAAGAGAAGAAGCTTACCTATGTCTTAAACGATGCCAACGACACTCAG CACTGTGCTGGCGTTAATTGCTTGGATGTGTTGAAGTCGTCTGTTTCCAGTGATCAGAGTTACCTCTTCACTGGGAGTCGTGATGGTACACTCAAGAGGTGGGCGTTTGATGAGGATGCGGCGCCCTTTTGCTCTGCTACGTTCGAGTCTCATGTTGATTGG GTGAATGACGCTGCTTTGGCTGGTGATAGCACTCTTGTTTCTTGTTCTTCAGACACTACGGTCAAG ACATGGGACAGCTTATCAGATGGAGTTTGTACGAGGACTCTCCGACAGCACTCTGACTATGTTACTTGTTTGGCAGTTGCGGCAAATAAT TGCAATGTTGTTGCATCTGGTGGCCTTGGCGGGGAGGTTTTTATATGGGATATCGAAGCTGCTTTATCACCGGTTACGAAAGCTAATGATTCAACGGAAGATAGTTCCTCGAATGGTGCAAATGGTCTTGGTAGCTCTCAGCCCGTTGCAAGTTTAAGAAATGTTGGTTCCAGCAACAATATCTCTGTGCAGTCATCACCATCCCATGGGTACGCACCCACAGTTGCCAAAGGACATAAGGAGTCCGTCTATGCTTTGGCGATGAATGATACGGGGACTACGCTCGTCTCTGGTGGAACAGAGAAG GTTTTACGTGTCTGGGACCCTAGAACTGGTTCAAAAAGTATGAAGCTGAGGGGTCATACAGATAATGTCAGAGTGCTGCTTCTGGACTCAACTGGCAG GTTTTGCTTGTCTGGGTCCTCTGATTCTATGATAAG ACTTTGGGATCTAGGTCAGCAGCGATGTCTTCATACCTATGCGGTGCATACAGATTCTGTTTGGGCGCTTGCATGCACTTCATCGTTTACTCATGTTTATAGCGGTGGAAGAGACCAATCT TTATACTTGACAGACTTGGGAACAAGAGAGAGCGTTTTGCTGTGCACTAAGGAACATCCGATTCAGCAACTAGCTTTGCAAGATGATAGTATATGGGTTGCAACAACAGACTCCTCTGTAGAGAGATGGCCCGCCGAAGTACAGAGTCCTCAAAAGGTCTTTCAACGAGGTGGCTCTTTCTTGGCTGGGAATTTGTCTTTTAATAGGGCGAGAGTGTCATTGGAAGGACTTAATCCA CCCCCTGCCTACAAGGAGCCGTCCATAACTATTCCAGGAAGCCACCCGATTGTGCAGCATGAGATTCTGAATAACAAAAGGCAAATTTTAACCAAG GACGCAGCTGACTCAGTGAAACTATGGAATATAACTAAGGGTGTTGTGGTAGAAGACTACGGGAAG ATATCatttgaagagaagaaagaagaactATTCGAAATG GTTAGCATTCCATCATGGTTCACTGTGGACACACGACTTGGATGCTTAGCCGTTCATCTGGAGACTCCACAATGCTTCTCTGCTGAGATGTATTCAGCAGACCTCAAAGTTTCCGGGCGACCTGAAGATGATAAG ATTAATCTAGCCCGGGAAACACTGAAAGGCCTGATGGGTCATTGGCTAGCGAAGAAGAAGCACAAACCAAAACCCCAAGCTTCTGCCTCTGGAGATATTCTATCCGTAAAAGACTCCAAAAAGAATCTGACTGCATCCAAAAGTGAAGACAACAGTGCTGCGAATGATCCGGTGTATCCTCCCTTTGAGTTTCCTTCTGTCTCCCCTCCGTCCATCATTACCGAGGGCTCTCAAGGAGGTCCTTGGAGGAAGAAGATAACTGAGTTTACCGGAACTGAAGATGAGAAGGACTTCCCCTTGTGGTGCCTTGATGCCGTCTTGAACAATCGCCTCCCACCTAGAGAAAATACAAA GTTAAGCTTCTTCCTGCATCCATGTGAAGGCTCGAATGTGCAGGTGGTCACGCTAGGGAAACTTAGTGCACCCCGGATCTTAAGAGTTCACAAG GTTACTAATTACGTTGTGGAAAAGATGGTTCTTGACAGTCCGTTGGATAGTTTAGCTATTGATGGAGGACCACAGCCTCTGTTTGCAGGAAATGGACTGCTACCGTCTGGATCAAAGCCTTGGCAGAAACTCAAACCTTCCATTGAGATCTTATGCAATAACCAG GTCTTAGCTCCAGAGATGAGTTTGGCAACTGTGCGGGTATATATATGGAAGAAACCTGAGGATCTAATCCTCAACTACAGGGTGGCTATAGCTAGATAA